One region of Gossypium raimondii isolate GPD5lz chromosome 6, ASM2569854v1, whole genome shotgun sequence genomic DNA includes:
- the LOC105771645 gene encoding uncharacterized protein LOC105771645, with protein MEGYLMEITHALMNDEPFFLDVDIKDVIDHKSFFDGLSSLLASSPNNSYQDQMTETITIETQDSGPGESYEVAGSCNLDEPCTLNSEDREIPCNEDVNPSPIKQEVDALRTIVDHPPPEAEELLIESDEDVPYFSDVEAMVLIPDMDLDPDDQDLCDWEIARYQHEDSKRATIRREQGPNSYMQRAIASNGAFAILYDRHSNHYYIKKHQILLGRTKENFIVDIDLGRQGCANNVSRQHAIINMEEDGSFHLKNLGKCSISINSEVAPGHSPSLNSGCLIQIRGISLIFETNQTCEAVFE; from the exons ATGGAAGGTTATTTGATGGAAATAACCCATGCACTTATGAATGATGAACCTTTTTTCTTGGATGTTGATATAAAAGATGTGATTGATCATAAGTCTTTCTTTGATGGTTTGAGTTCACTTTTGGCAAGTTCACCAAATAACAGTTATCAAGATCAGATGACCGAAACAATAACAATTGAAACTCAAGATTCAGGCCCTGGAGAATCATATGAAGTTGCGGGGTCTTGCAATTTGGATGAGCCTTGCACTTTAAACAGTGAAGACCGAGAAATTCCATGCAATGAAGAT GTGAATCCTTCTCCAATTAAACAAGAAGTGGATGCTTTACGCACGATTGTTGATCATCCACCACCAGAAGCAGAAGAGTTACTTATTGAAAGTGATGAAGATGTTCCTTATTTCTCAGATGTCGAGGCAATGGTATTG ATCCCTGATATGGACTTGGATCCAGATGACCAAGATTTATGTGACTGGGAAA TCGCTAGATATCAGCACGAAGATAGTAAAAGAGCAACTATAAGGAGAGAGCAGGGTCCCAATTCTTACATGCAAAGGGCCATTGCATCCAATGGAGCCTTTGCTATTTTATACGACCGTCATTCcaatcattattatattaagaaGCATCAG ATTTTACTTGgtagaacaaaagaaaatttcattgttgaCATTGACTTAGGAAGACAAGGATGTGCTAACAATGTGTCAAGGCAGCAC GCAATAATCAACATGGAAGAAGATGGATCTTTCCATCTTAAAAACCTCGGCAAATGTTCGATATCGATAAACAGTGAAGTAGCTCCTGGGCATAGCCCAAGTCTAAATTCTGGATGTTTGATTCAG ATAAGGGGAATCTCGTTGATCTTCGAGACCAACCAGACGTGTGAAGCAGTATTTGAATAG
- the LOC105774342 gene encoding LRR receptor-like serine/threonine-protein kinase ERECTA — MFKPIVFMFIFTKLFFSANSKTHPADIKALNALKNGVDPRSITPGSCLSSWDFTIDPCDNIFTDHFTCGLRCDRVISGLVRVTEITIDPVGYSGSLTSVPWDHLRYLNTLDISDNSFSGLVPNEFSNLTRLRRLGLSGNSFAGEIPSVLGSLHQLEELYLDNNRLHGAIPSSFNNLTKLKRLEIQRNCISGEFPDLGSLKNLYFIDVSDNNISGGVPSTLPLSLVELSMRNNKLNGNIPHDIDKVRFLQVLDLSHNMFAGTVPSVLFRHPSLEQLTLSYNEFSSLQVPAVDITLNSNLIALDLSYNKLRGLLPTFMASMPKLTALSLERNEFTGMIPAQYAVKAAVAGNDNTSSFERLLLGGNYLVGPIPGPLLGLKPGSADVSLADNCLYRCPDAFFFCRGRDQKSAVDCKSFGPTIP; from the coding sequence ATGTTTAAACCTATTGTTTTCATGTTCATATTCACAAAGCTGTTCTTTTCTGCAAATTCCAAAACACATCCAGCTGATATAAAAGCACTCAATGCTCTCAAAAATGGCGTCGACCCTCGTTCCATTACACCCGGATCTTGTTTAAGTTCATGGGATTTCACCATAGACCCATGTGATAACATCTTCACCGATCATTTCACTTGCGGACTCAGGTGTGACAGAGTCATTTCAGGTTTGGTCCGAGTCACTGAAATCACCATTGATCCTGTTGGTTACTCTGGTTCACTCACTTCAGTTCCATGGGACCATCTTCGTTATTTGAACACGTTGGATATATCAGATAATTCGTTTTCCGGGTTGGTTCCGAACGAGTTCTCGAATTTAACTCGTTTGCGTCGACTCGGTTTGTCTGGCAACTCATTCGCCGGCGAAATACCTTCCGTTCTTGGCTCACTTCATCAGCTTGAAGAACTTTACTTAGATAACAATCGTCTCCATGGAGCTATTCCTTCAAGTTTCAACAACTTAACAAAGCTGAAACGACTCGAGATCCAACGGAATTGCATCTCCGGCGAGTTTCCCGATTTGGGTTCACTTAAAAATCTTTACTTTATCGATGTAAGTGATAATAATATCTCCGGTGGAGTTCCGTCGACGTTGCCATTATCGCTTGTTGAGCTTTCGATGAGgaacaataaattaaatggaaatattCCCCATGACATCGATAAGGTCAGGTTCTTACAAGTCTTGGATCTCAGTCACAACATGTTTGCCGGCACCGTACCGTCAGTTTTGTTCCGGCATCCGTCCTTGGAACAACTCACGCTTTCTTACAACGAGTTCTCGTCATTACAAGTACCGGCGGTCGACATAACTTTAAACAGCAACTTGATAGCTCTCGATTTAAGCTACAATAAGCTTCGAGGTTTGTTGCCGACTTTCATGGCGTCGATGCCGAAGCTGACGGCTTTGTCTTTGGAACGTAATGAGTTCACGGGGATGATACCGGCTCAGTACGCCGTGAAAGCTGCTGTTGCCGGGAATGACAATACGTCGTCTTTCGAGAGGCTGTTGCTCGGTGGGAATTACTTGGTCGGACCGATTCCGGGGCCGTTGTTGGGTCTTAAACCGGGTTCTGCTGACGTCAGCCTGGCAGATAATTGCTTGTATCGGTGCCCTGATGCCTTCTTCTTCTGCCGCGGCAGGGATCAGAAATCGGCGGTGGATTGTAAGAGCTTCGGTCCTACAATTCCTTAA